A single region of the Plantactinospora soyae genome encodes:
- a CDS encoding LuxR C-terminal-related transcriptional regulator: MQAIRGPEQSVRLAIRSARRLFRDALATCLAAEREFSVVGHVPDEADLLALCALRAPDLVLFDIGGAVGPKPLTSLAALHRRCPRTRLLVVYDELSRAELTAIWQVGVDAILPGSHSLDALMVVLHQHAAAVRSVSGPVRPDTGLSDQEQEIIALIAGGHTVSRIAELLGLSSGAVENRKRQIYRKLLVSSQSHAIARATALGLVNRAPSRRSRARTRGGTTLVVLRGPMTATLRQAMAVLTANGVDVVVEDGVRYQGGIAVQDGSPTCPPVLVLVDPAPSDWPGVDERTAPVLLVRSEPMSPAETIAALASGVAGVVAAEDLVQTLVPALVLTDHGHVTVEPGAADALVAGIGARFLDGQQGLPELTARESEILDSIASGHTVRQTARRLGIAEKTVQNIQARMFRKLGTQNRAGALGAAHALGLL; the protein is encoded by the coding sequence GTGCAGGCAATCCGAGGCCCGGAACAGTCGGTACGACTCGCCATCCGCTCGGCTCGGCGGCTCTTCCGGGACGCGCTGGCGACCTGCCTCGCCGCCGAGCGGGAGTTCAGCGTCGTTGGTCACGTGCCGGACGAGGCCGATCTGCTGGCGCTGTGCGCATTGCGCGCGCCGGACCTCGTACTCTTCGACATCGGCGGGGCGGTGGGGCCGAAGCCGCTGACCTCGCTGGCCGCGTTGCATCGTCGGTGCCCCCGGACGCGGCTGCTGGTCGTCTACGACGAACTGTCCCGCGCGGAGCTGACCGCGATCTGGCAGGTCGGGGTGGACGCGATCCTGCCCGGCTCGCACAGCCTCGACGCGCTGATGGTGGTCCTGCACCAGCACGCGGCGGCGGTGCGCTCGGTGTCCGGCCCGGTCCGCCCGGACACCGGCCTCAGCGATCAGGAACAGGAGATCATCGCGCTGATCGCCGGCGGGCACACCGTCAGCCGCATCGCCGAGCTGCTCGGGCTGTCATCCGGTGCCGTGGAGAACCGTAAGCGCCAGATCTACCGGAAGCTGCTGGTGTCCAGCCAGAGTCACGCGATCGCCCGCGCCACGGCGCTGGGTCTGGTCAACCGGGCGCCGAGCCGCCGTAGCCGGGCCCGTACCCGCGGTGGTACGACGCTGGTCGTCCTGCGCGGGCCGATGACGGCGACGCTGCGCCAGGCGATGGCGGTGCTGACGGCCAACGGCGTTGACGTCGTCGTCGAGGACGGCGTCCGGTACCAGGGCGGGATTGCCGTACAGGATGGGTCGCCCACCTGCCCGCCGGTGCTCGTCCTGGTCGATCCGGCTCCGTCGGACTGGCCGGGGGTCGACGAGAGAACCGCGCCCGTGCTGCTGGTCCGGTCCGAGCCGATGAGTCCGGCCGAGACGATCGCGGCACTGGCCAGTGGGGTGGCCGGGGTCGTCGCGGCGGAGGATCTCGTCCAGACCCTGGTGCCGGCGTTGGTGCTGACCGACCACGGTCACGTGACCGTCGAACCCGGCGCGGCGGACGCGTTGGTGGCCGGGATCGGCGCCCGGTTCCTCGACGGGCAGCAGGGGCTTCCCGAACTGACCGCGCGGGAGTCGGAGATCCTCGACTCCATCGCCTCCGGTCACACCGTGCGGCAGACCGCCCGGCGGCTGGGCATCGCGGAGAAGACGGTGCAGAACATCCAGGCCCGGATGTTCCGGAAGCTGGGTACCCAGAACCGGGCCGGTGCGCTGGGCGCCGCCCACGCCCTCGGCCTGCTCTGA
- a CDS encoding MarR family winged helix-turn-helix transcriptional regulator, producing the protein MEHRDWTDGHVARWLPVLPHLDPDVEAAVTRMKLVTKHLRRFRENSLVDFDLQRHEFDTLHALAGRHGRAVPSQLADDLGLAPPSVTARVDALVARGFVRRTPSVTDRRRIDIELTEDGRAAWLGAMDILGHEEYRLLGTLTADERRTLSDLLRRIMLAAEQPPAP; encoded by the coding sequence GTGGAACACCGAGACTGGACCGACGGACACGTCGCGCGCTGGCTGCCCGTCCTGCCCCACCTCGACCCGGACGTCGAGGCCGCGGTCACCCGGATGAAACTGGTGACCAAACACCTGCGCCGGTTCCGGGAGAACTCCCTGGTCGACTTCGATCTGCAACGGCACGAGTTCGACACCCTGCACGCACTCGCCGGACGGCACGGCCGGGCGGTGCCGTCGCAACTCGCCGACGACCTCGGTCTGGCGCCCCCGTCGGTGACGGCACGGGTCGACGCCCTGGTCGCCCGGGGATTCGTCCGGCGGACGCCGTCCGTCACGGACCGCCGCCGGATCGACATCGAACTCACCGAGGACGGCCGGGCCGCCTGGCTCGGCGCGATGGACATCCTCGGTCACGAGGAGTACCGCCTGCTCGGCACCCTGACCGCCGACGAGCGGAGAACCCTGTCCGACCTGCTGCGCCGGATCATGCTCGCCGCCGAACAGCCGCCGGCACCCTGA
- a CDS encoding MFS transporter, which yields MPHPLRLRAFQLLFLGRTLSALGDAVVPAALALAVLRVTGSTSALALVLGCAMVPRLLLLPIGGVIADRFNTRIVAISTDLVRCGTQVFIGVELLSGTPTLLPIAAASAVGGVASAFAMPTTSPLVAGIVDGPGRQRANAALGAARSATGLAGPALAGALIWAAGPGWAFVLDGASFAVSAALLAVLRVRHTPIERRSLLADLREGWAEVQSRDWYWSSLVAHAVWNGVAAVLVTLGPAVAISELGGEGVWVLVLEAGAIGLLIGSLLAGRARLKRPILVANLGLATYALPLTLFAVAAPSWAVIVSYGVALAALGFLNPVWQTVVQAEIPPHTLARVTSYDWLLSLAAMPLGYVLAPLAADAWSPSVPLGIGAVMVALVCLGTAAVPGVRRLQVSRPTAQPQPEPANASG from the coding sequence GTGCCTCATCCGCTCCGGCTCCGCGCCTTCCAGCTGCTCTTCCTCGGCCGTACGCTGTCCGCGCTCGGCGACGCCGTCGTGCCGGCCGCACTCGCGCTCGCGGTGCTCCGGGTCACCGGTTCGACCTCCGCGCTCGCCCTGGTGCTCGGCTGCGCGATGGTGCCCAGACTGCTGCTCCTGCCGATCGGCGGCGTGATCGCCGACCGGTTCAACACCCGGATCGTCGCGATCAGCACCGATCTCGTCCGCTGCGGCACACAGGTCTTCATCGGTGTCGAGCTGCTCAGCGGCACTCCGACACTGCTGCCCATCGCCGCCGCCTCCGCCGTCGGTGGCGTCGCGTCGGCGTTCGCGATGCCCACCACGTCACCGCTGGTCGCCGGAATCGTCGACGGTCCAGGACGGCAACGGGCCAACGCCGCGCTCGGTGCGGCCCGCAGCGCCACCGGACTCGCCGGCCCGGCCCTGGCCGGGGCGTTGATCTGGGCAGCCGGTCCGGGCTGGGCGTTCGTCCTCGACGGCGCGAGCTTCGCCGTCAGCGCCGCGCTGCTCGCCGTGCTGCGGGTACGCCACACGCCGATCGAACGGCGCTCGCTCCTGGCCGACCTGCGGGAGGGCTGGGCGGAGGTCCAGTCCCGCGACTGGTACTGGAGCAGCCTGGTGGCGCACGCGGTCTGGAACGGTGTGGCGGCGGTGCTGGTCACGCTCGGCCCGGCGGTGGCGATCAGCGAACTGGGCGGTGAGGGCGTCTGGGTCCTGGTGCTCGAAGCGGGCGCCATCGGTCTGCTGATCGGATCCCTGCTGGCCGGCCGGGCCCGACTGAAGCGGCCGATCCTCGTCGCCAACCTGGGTCTCGCCACGTACGCGCTACCGCTCACCCTCTTCGCCGTCGCCGCGCCGTCCTGGGCGGTGATCGTCTCCTACGGTGTCGCGCTGGCCGCCCTCGGCTTCCTCAACCCGGTGTGGCAGACGGTCGTCCAGGCGGAGATACCACCACACACGCTCGCCCGGGTCACCTCGTACGACTGGCTTCTCTCGCTGGCCGCGATGCCGCTCGGGTACGTACTCGCCCCGCTCGCCGCCGACGCCTGGTCACCGTCGGTGCCGCTGGGAATCGGCGCGGTGATGGTCGCGCTGGTCTGTCTGGGCACCGCGGCCGTGCCCGGCGTACGCCGACTTCAGGTCAGCCGGCCGACGGCGCAGCCACAGCCGGAGCCGGCGAACGCGTCCGGTTAG
- a CDS encoding HAD family hydrolase: MTSTRHTHVLFDFFGTLVDYSASRTEQGYQRSHELLRWYGGRLDYPDFLLEWSRVCTDFDRSCDLDDHEFAMEEVTEAFLSAALGREPDAADVRAFVDTYVAEWNREVHYLPGIADLLSGLAADYRLAVVSNTHHAPLVPAHLAAMGVESLFDAVITSVRVGWRKPDPRIYAAALGELGVAAESVVFVGDSIEPDYHGPRRIGMLAYLIDPTGQAPVPDRHRLASVFDLPGRLAGLTTVPPD, from the coding sequence GTGACGTCGACCCGACACACGCACGTTCTGTTCGACTTCTTCGGCACCCTGGTGGACTACTCGGCCAGCCGGACCGAGCAGGGGTACCAGCGCTCGCACGAGTTGCTGCGCTGGTACGGCGGGCGGCTGGACTATCCGGACTTCCTCCTGGAGTGGTCGCGGGTCTGCACGGACTTCGACCGGAGCTGCGACCTGGACGACCACGAGTTCGCCATGGAGGAGGTCACCGAGGCGTTCCTCTCGGCGGCGCTGGGCCGAGAGCCGGACGCGGCCGACGTACGGGCGTTCGTCGACACCTACGTCGCGGAGTGGAACCGGGAGGTCCACTACCTGCCCGGCATCGCCGACCTGCTGTCCGGACTCGCCGCCGACTACCGGCTCGCCGTGGTCAGCAACACCCACCATGCCCCGCTGGTCCCCGCCCACCTGGCCGCGATGGGGGTCGAGTCGCTGTTCGACGCCGTGATCACGTCGGTACGGGTCGGCTGGCGCAAGCCCGACCCCCGGATCTACGCGGCGGCACTCGGGGAACTCGGAGTGGCCGCCGAGTCCGTGGTCTTCGTGGGCGACTCCATCGAGCCGGACTACCACGGGCCACGGCGGATCGGCATGTTGGCGTACCTGATCGACCCGACGGGTCAGGCGCCGGTGCCCGACCGGCACCGGCTGGCGTCCGTCTTCGACCTGCCGGGTCGGCTCGCCGGGCTGACCACGGTTCCGCCGGACTGA
- a CDS encoding GNAT family N-acetyltransferase: METITTRAWTVRDEPVDGATASALLRDYYTDIVGRYHGRPAETAEVDAVLEEEPSDDLRPPTGLFLVGWYDGEPAGCVGLRLGDLPVAEITRVYVRPSARRQGGGARLLDAVEAAAVAYGATTVRLDTRHDLVEARGLYARQGYREVAAFSVSPYADHWFEKRLRG; the protein is encoded by the coding sequence GTGGAGACGATCACAACCCGGGCCTGGACGGTCCGCGACGAGCCCGTGGACGGCGCGACGGCCAGCGCGCTGCTACGCGACTACTACACCGACATCGTCGGCCGGTACCACGGCCGTCCGGCCGAAACTGCCGAGGTCGACGCCGTGCTGGAAGAGGAGCCGAGCGACGATCTGCGACCGCCGACCGGCCTGTTCCTGGTGGGCTGGTACGACGGCGAGCCGGCCGGCTGTGTCGGGCTCCGGCTCGGCGACCTGCCGGTGGCCGAGATAACCCGGGTGTACGTCCGGCCGTCGGCCCGGCGGCAGGGCGGCGGCGCACGGCTGCTCGACGCGGTCGAGGCGGCCGCGGTGGCGTACGGCGCGACGACGGTACGGCTGGACACCCGGCACGATCTGGTCGAGGCCCGGGGGCTGTACGCCCGGCAGGGTTACCGCGAGGTCGCTGCCTTCTCCGTCTCGCCGTACGCCGACCACTGGTTCGAGAAGCGGCTGAGGGGTTGA
- a CDS encoding helix-turn-helix transcriptional regulator yields the protein MRASRLVSLLLLLQARGRMTAQELSTALEVSVRTVYRDVESLGAAGVPVYADRGPTGGYRLLDGYRTRLTGLTVNEAETLFLTGMPGPAEELGLGTVLAGAELKLLAALPGELGDRAARSRDRFHLDAPGWFRSTEPTPYLAALADAVWRERMVEIRYRRWKAPQEVDRRLAPLGVVLKAGRWYLVARAGTEARAYRIASVLDLTVLDEGFERPADFDLAAFWQAWSRRYEESVYRAEATVRMTAAALDLMPFVFPPAMSRAAREAAGPVDDAGWLYTVVPIESVRQGHIELLKLGADVEVLAPAELRAVFVATAGALARRYRVTLD from the coding sequence GTGCGCGCCAGCCGACTCGTGTCGTTACTGCTGCTCCTGCAGGCGCGGGGGCGGATGACGGCGCAGGAACTCTCCACGGCGCTGGAGGTGTCGGTCCGGACCGTCTACCGCGACGTCGAGTCGCTCGGCGCCGCCGGGGTGCCGGTGTACGCCGACCGTGGCCCGACCGGCGGCTACCGGCTGCTCGACGGCTACCGGACCCGGCTGACCGGGCTGACCGTCAACGAGGCGGAGACCCTGTTCCTCACCGGCATGCCCGGTCCCGCCGAGGAACTCGGCCTCGGCACCGTACTGGCCGGAGCCGAGTTGAAGCTGCTCGCCGCGCTTCCCGGTGAGCTGGGTGACCGGGCCGCCCGGTCCCGGGACCGGTTCCATCTGGACGCCCCGGGCTGGTTCCGCTCCACCGAGCCGACGCCGTACCTGGCCGCGCTCGCCGACGCCGTGTGGCGGGAACGCATGGTCGAGATCCGGTACCGCCGCTGGAAGGCGCCGCAGGAGGTGGACCGCCGGCTCGCCCCGCTCGGCGTGGTGCTCAAGGCGGGCCGCTGGTACCTGGTGGCCCGGGCGGGCACGGAGGCCAGGGCGTACCGGATCGCCAGCGTGCTCGACCTGACCGTGCTGGACGAGGGATTCGAGCGGCCGGCGGACTTCGACCTGGCCGCGTTCTGGCAGGCCTGGAGCCGCCGGTACGAGGAGAGCGTCTACCGGGCCGAGGCGACGGTACGGATGACGGCGGCGGCACTCGACCTGATGCCGTTCGTGTTCCCGCCAGCGATGTCCCGGGCGGCACGGGAGGCCGCCGGTCCGGTCGACGACGCCGGCTGGCTCTACACGGTGGTGCCGATCGAGTCGGTCCGGCAGGGGCACATCGAGTTGCTGAAGCTCGGCGCCGACGTCGAGGTGCTCGCCCCGGCCGAACTGCGGGCCGTGTTCGTCGCGACGGCCGGGGCGCTGGCGCGGCGCTACCGGGTCACCCTGGACTGA
- a CDS encoding tyrosine-type recombinase/integrase yields MVRRTTGRLALTDSPADFTEAWLRNRRLSEHTRAAYRRDITGWLSWCTGRDLDPLGATFLHVNTYARDLESSVDARSGRSLTPATVARKLSALSSWYTFLGRLGVVPANPVSGADRPRVDRDHSATVGLTSDEVDALLAAAEADTGVNALRNRVVLVLLADLGLRVGELVSLDLSDLGYERGHRSVRFVGKGGRARRRALTPGSAYVVDAYLAARSAAEQRPTDQLGGALLVTATGNRLDRHAVFRLVRRLARVADIPAWERLSPHSLRHAFATSARAEGVPLEDVQDAMGHADPRTTRRYDRDRHNLDRDPAYAIWAARARRQS; encoded by the coding sequence CTGGTCCGTCGGACCACCGGTCGGCTCGCCCTGACCGACTCCCCGGCCGACTTCACCGAGGCCTGGCTGCGTAACCGTCGGCTGTCCGAACACACCCGGGCCGCGTACCGACGGGACATCACCGGCTGGCTGTCCTGGTGCACAGGGCGGGACCTCGATCCGCTCGGGGCCACCTTCCTGCACGTCAACACGTACGCCCGGGACCTGGAGTCGAGTGTCGACGCGCGCAGTGGCCGGTCACTCACCCCGGCCACGGTGGCCCGAAAGCTCTCCGCCCTGTCGAGTTGGTACACCTTCCTCGGTCGGCTGGGCGTGGTGCCGGCCAATCCGGTCTCCGGCGCCGACCGGCCCCGGGTGGACCGGGACCACTCCGCCACCGTGGGGCTGACCTCGGACGAGGTCGATGCCCTGCTCGCCGCCGCCGAGGCGGACACCGGCGTCAACGCGCTGCGCAACCGGGTGGTGCTGGTCCTGCTGGCCGACCTCGGGCTGCGGGTCGGCGAGCTGGTCTCCCTGGACCTGTCCGACCTGGGATACGAGCGGGGGCACCGCAGCGTCCGGTTCGTCGGCAAGGGCGGCCGGGCCCGCCGCCGGGCGTTGACCCCCGGTTCGGCGTACGTGGTGGACGCCTATCTGGCCGCCCGGTCGGCCGCCGAACAGCGGCCGACCGACCAGCTCGGCGGGGCGTTGCTGGTCACCGCCACCGGCAACCGGCTGGACCGGCACGCCGTGTTCCGGCTGGTCCGCCGACTGGCCCGGGTGGCGGACATTCCGGCCTGGGAGCGGCTCTCCCCGCACTCGCTGCGGCACGCCTTCGCCACCTCGGCCCGGGCCGAGGGGGTCCCGCTGGAGGACGTGCAGGACGCGATGGGGCACGCCGATCCCCGGACCACCCGCCGGTACGACCGGGACCGGCACAACCTGGACCGGGACCCGGCGTACGCGATCTGGGCGGCCCGGGCGCGCCGCCAGAGCTGA
- a CDS encoding VOC family protein, producing MNKIADLIMVSLDSPDPRAHAEFYHQVLGWEITASEDEYAMISDGHTSIGFGLVEGYRPPAWPDTSGGKRYHLDFYVDDLDKAEASCVQAGAARPDFQPGGDRWRVLTDPAGQPFCVCLRPQD from the coding sequence ATGAACAAAATCGCCGACCTCATCATGGTCAGCCTCGACAGCCCCGATCCCCGCGCGCACGCCGAGTTCTACCACCAGGTACTCGGCTGGGAGATAACCGCGAGTGAAGACGAATACGCCATGATCAGTGACGGACACACCTCGATCGGCTTCGGCCTGGTCGAGGGGTACCGGCCGCCGGCCTGGCCGGACACCTCCGGCGGCAAGCGCTACCACCTCGACTTCTACGTCGACGACCTGGACAAGGCCGAGGCGAGCTGTGTGCAGGCCGGCGCGGCCCGGCCCGACTTCCAGCCGGGCGGCGACCGGTGGCGGGTCCTCACCGACCCGGCCGGCCAGCCGTTCTGTGTCTGCCTGCGACCGCAGGACTGA
- a CDS encoding acyl-CoA dehydrogenase family protein, translating into MVRYVQAVPAPADPYTGDRLLRSWLDRQLGADGHAAAADRLTALATDVTGPLRAAHALAEAHPPTLVRYGPWGARIDRIETSVGWQAQREAAARHAVVALPYLARARSTWGAAARVVQHALLHLYGPESATFSCPVAMSDGAAALLSRPEVDPALRDAWLPRLTSTDPSRVVSSGQWMTESQGGSDLARSTTIGRPASDGSWRLTGEKWFCSAADAELAVALARPDAAGRGSRVLAPFLVPRYAADSPLALPSAEPDAPAPGVTVHRLKDKLGTRALPTAEIGLHDAYAWPLGDPTQPGLTRAMTLVVVTRVHNAAAAAGGMRRGLAYARAYADARQVAGGRLITSPLHRATLGTLAVDAAGAFVLAGHAFALLGRVEVGADPDAEAELRIVAPLAKLATARLAVSSASEYVESFGGAGYVEDTGVPRLLRDAQVLPIWEGTTNVLALDVLRAVVRDDAATPLLKRLDQAVDTARRLHPALADTLGAGTAELRNSLAEVAADPEAVGVIAGARGLALRMAYALSTALLVEQAAWGDEVAEVAAPLWARRWLRGGDIAADAHHELDSLC; encoded by the coding sequence ATGGTGCGCTACGTCCAGGCGGTACCCGCGCCCGCCGACCCGTACACCGGTGACCGGCTGCTGCGGTCCTGGCTCGACCGTCAGCTCGGCGCGGACGGACACGCCGCCGCCGCCGACCGGCTGACCGCGCTCGCCACCGACGTCACCGGACCGCTCCGGGCCGCGCACGCCCTCGCCGAGGCGCACCCGCCCACACTGGTCCGTTACGGCCCGTGGGGGGCCAGGATCGACCGGATCGAGACCTCGGTCGGCTGGCAGGCGCAGCGCGAGGCCGCCGCCCGGCACGCCGTGGTCGCGCTGCCGTACCTGGCGCGGGCCCGGAGCACCTGGGGCGCGGCAGCCCGGGTCGTCCAGCACGCCCTGCTGCACCTGTACGGCCCGGAGTCGGCAACCTTCTCCTGCCCGGTCGCGATGAGCGACGGTGCGGCGGCACTGCTCTCCCGCCCCGAGGTCGACCCGGCGCTCCGGGACGCCTGGTTGCCCCGGCTCACCTCGACCGATCCGAGCCGGGTGGTCAGCAGCGGCCAGTGGATGACCGAGTCACAGGGCGGCTCCGACCTGGCCCGGTCGACCACCATCGGCCGGCCGGCCAGCGACGGCTCGTGGCGGCTGACCGGCGAGAAGTGGTTCTGCTCGGCGGCCGACGCCGAACTGGCGGTCGCACTGGCCCGCCCCGACGCGGCCGGTCGGGGCAGTCGGGTACTCGCCCCGTTCCTGGTCCCGCGCTACGCCGCCGACTCGCCACTGGCGCTGCCGAGTGCCGAACCGGACGCACCGGCACCGGGGGTCACCGTGCACCGGCTCAAGGACAAGCTCGGCACCCGGGCGCTTCCCACGGCCGAGATCGGGCTGCACGACGCGTACGCCTGGCCGCTGGGTGACCCGACCCAGCCCGGTCTCACCCGGGCGATGACCCTGGTCGTGGTGACCCGGGTACACAACGCGGCAGCCGCCGCCGGTGGCATGCGCCGGGGGCTGGCGTACGCCCGCGCGTACGCCGACGCCCGCCAGGTCGCCGGCGGGCGGCTGATCACCTCGCCGCTGCACCGGGCCACCCTCGGTACCCTCGCGGTGGACGCGGCCGGTGCGTTCGTGCTCGCCGGGCACGCGTTCGCGCTGCTCGGCCGGGTCGAGGTCGGTGCCGATCCCGACGCCGAGGCCGAGCTGCGGATCGTGGCGCCGCTGGCCAAGCTCGCCACCGCACGGCTGGCGGTCTCGTCGGCCAGCGAGTACGTGGAGAGCTTCGGCGGCGCCGGGTACGTCGAGGACACCGGCGTGCCCCGACTGCTCCGGGACGCGCAGGTGCTGCCGATCTGGGAGGGCACCACCAACGTGCTCGCCCTGGACGTGCTCCGGGCGGTCGTCCGGGACGACGCCGCCACGCCGCTGCTCAAGCGCCTCGACCAGGCGGTAGACACCGCCCGGCGGCTGCACCCGGCGCTGGCCGACACGCTCGGCGCCGGCACCGCCGAGCTGCGGAACTCGCTCGCCGAGGTCGCCGCCGATCCGGAGGCCGTCGGCGTGATCGCCGGAGCCCGAGGGTTGGCCCTGCGGATGGCGTACGCGCTCAGCACCGCGCTGCTGGTCGAGCAGGCGGCCTGGGGCGACGAGGTGGCGGAGGTGGCGGCCCCGCTCTGGGCGCGGCGCTGGCTGCGCGGCGGCGACATCGCGGCCGACGCCCACCACGAACTCGACTCACTCTGCTGA
- a CDS encoding Rv0361 family membrane protein translates to MGYEVPGARPARRPRRMRGVLSLAAAGLFVCCVGAAGLGAWNYQQVRQSSGGARDAAEAFLRDVTSGDAAGAYDKLCGDTRERWSRDDFVQRLSVPPTINRYAIDDVAVATDRGQVRGTVTARLTRRSGAVDVREMPMVKDGDRWQVCGDPF, encoded by the coding sequence ATGGGATACGAGGTGCCGGGGGCTCGGCCGGCCCGGCGGCCGCGCCGGATGCGGGGCGTCCTGTCGCTGGCCGCGGCCGGGCTCTTCGTCTGCTGCGTGGGCGCGGCGGGGCTCGGCGCCTGGAACTACCAGCAGGTTCGGCAGTCCTCCGGCGGGGCGCGGGACGCGGCGGAGGCGTTCCTCCGCGACGTGACCAGCGGCGACGCGGCCGGCGCCTACGACAAGCTCTGCGGGGACACCCGCGAGCGGTGGAGCCGGGACGACTTCGTCCAGCGGCTGTCGGTGCCGCCCACGATCAACCGGTACGCCATCGACGACGTCGCGGTCGCGACCGACCGGGGGCAGGTCCGGGGCACCGTCACCGCCAGGCTGACCCGTCGCTCCGGTGCGGTGGACGTGCGGGAGATGCCGATGGTGAAGGACGGCGACCGGTGGCAGGTCTGCGGCGATCCGTTCTGA
- a CDS encoding helix-turn-helix transcriptional regulator: protein MVRTGGPVRGRPNSAVGAGIRVQRRAAGLTQQQLADAVEVSRQTIIAMETGDYAPSVYLAIKIARALETSVEALWG from the coding sequence ATGGTCCGCACCGGCGGGCCGGTACGGGGACGGCCGAACAGTGCGGTCGGCGCGGGGATACGGGTCCAACGCCGCGCGGCCGGACTGACCCAGCAGCAGCTCGCGGACGCTGTCGAGGTGAGCCGACAGACCATCATCGCGATGGAGACCGGCGACTACGCGCCCTCGGTCTACCTCGCCATCAAGATCGCCCGTGCCCTGGAGACCTCCGTGGAAGCCCTCTGGGGCTGA
- a CDS encoding thymidine kinase gives MSAACFAAGDGRLRHGAALKFFWGPMDCGKSTMALQMNYNHARQGRRGLVLTRIDRSLGPQITTRIGLAHEAIEVTEELDLCELVRSRWAAGIRVDYLICDEACFYTVPHIEQMAELVDRYDVDVFAFGLASDFRSCLFPAAQRLFELADEVSRIQVEVLCWCGRPGLLNARVVAGTVAREGEQVVIGDTVDEAEVRYQVLCRRHYRNGDLGGNR, from the coding sequence CTGTCCGCCGCGTGTTTCGCCGCTGGCGACGGCCGGTTACGCCACGGTGCCGCGCTCAAGTTCTTCTGGGGACCGATGGACTGCGGCAAGTCGACGATGGCCCTGCAGATGAACTACAACCATGCCCGGCAGGGGCGACGCGGCCTGGTACTGACCCGGATCGACCGCTCGCTCGGCCCGCAGATCACCACCCGGATCGGCCTGGCACACGAGGCGATCGAGGTCACCGAGGAACTCGACCTCTGTGAGCTGGTGCGGTCACGGTGGGCCGCGGGCATCCGGGTCGACTACTTGATCTGCGACGAGGCCTGCTTCTACACGGTGCCGCACATCGAGCAGATGGCGGAACTGGTCGACCGGTACGACGTCGACGTGTTCGCGTTCGGCCTGGCCAGCGACTTCCGGTCCTGTCTGTTCCCGGCGGCGCAGCGGTTGTTCGAGCTCGCTGACGAGGTGTCCCGGATCCAGGTCGAGGTGCTCTGCTGGTGCGGGCGGCCGGGGCTGCTCAACGCCCGGGTGGTGGCCGGAACGGTGGCCCGGGAGGGCGAGCAGGTGGTCATCGGCGACACCGTCGACGAGGCAGAGGTGCGCTACCAGGTGTTGTGCCGGCGGCACTACCGCAACGGCGACCTGGGCGGCAACCGCTGA